In the genome of Rhodamnia argentea isolate NSW1041297 chromosome 3, ASM2092103v1, whole genome shotgun sequence, one region contains:
- the LOC115733623 gene encoding putative adenylate cyclase regulatory protein, giving the protein MFLEELSISECASIESLLLPKSGSLKKLEATLCMSLAKIHGLDGLDFLESLNLTGCASIERLPILCCFDTLRWLSINGCDMLQDIQSLEGFPSCESLWIEDCRFLAELPNLSNFLNLQKLFLSNCHELREIPGLEKSISLECIAISGCSSIEILPDLSSCTRLMSLIVQDCQKLTELRGLEKLEQLVELDISGCKSLETIPKLSGTGLYQNCEKKPFDSDDPRVIQFGFSHVDSDDSDDSDESDY; this is encoded by the exons ATGTTCTTAGAAGAGCTGAGCATCTCCgagtgcgcttcaattgaaagtctgctccttccaaaatccgggagtTTGAAGAAATTGGAGGCTACATTGTGCATGAGCTTAGCCAAAATTCATGGCCTTGATGGGTTGGACTTCTTGGAAAGT TTGAATCTCACTgggtgcgcttcaattgaaaggttacCAATTTTATGTTGCTTTGACACCTTGAGATGGTTGAGTATCAATGGCTGTGACATGCTTCAGGATATTCAGAGCCTAGAGGGATTCCCATCCTGCGAAAGTCTATGGATTGAAGATTGCCGGTTCTTAGCAGAATTaccaaacttgtcaaattttcttaatttacaaaaattgttcCTGTCCAACTGTCATGAACTTCGGGAGATCCCGGggcttgaaaagtcaatatCTCTAGAATGTATTGCTATCTCAGGATGTTCCTCGATCGAGATCTTGCCGGATTTGTCGTCATGTACCCGCTTGATGAGTCTGATTGTGCAAGATTGCCAGAAATTGACTGAGCTTCGAGGGCTCGAGAAATTGGAGCAACTAGTGGAATTGGACATTTCTGGATGCAAGTCACTCGAAACAATTCCAAAATTATCTGGAACGGGACTTTATCAGAATTGCGAGAAAAAGCCATTTGACTCAGATGATCCTAGAGTGAtacaatttggattttcacatGTTGACTCAGATGACTCGGATGACTCGGATGAGTCAGATTACTAG